From the Xenopus laevis strain J_2021 chromosome 7L, Xenopus_laevis_v10.1, whole genome shotgun sequence genome, the window GGAACAATTTTGCAAAGGAGGAGCTCTTAAAAATTCAAAACCACCTagatttgtagtgcagatacagAATGGGATTGCAATACCTTACACAGTGGGGGCTTGCTTTTAATTAGTCTTGTCTCTCCCATGATGTTGACCTATTAGGAATGCAGAACATTCTAATTTTACAGGTACACTTTAATCTCTGCCCTCAAGCTCTGTTGAGGAATGTAGAATTTGTTTGTTGTCATGAGTTAAAGCCATTAAAATGAAGATTTTCCTGAatcaattaatatttttaataattaaaaaaaattctcacatgGGGATGCATAATGTCTAACAATATATTAGTATTATGTCCATAATAAGAACTAGGGCCAATATGCCTTCATAAGAACTTAAGTTCTTAATAGACTTCAGCCCAAAAGTGTGTGTAGTGGGATATTTTGTGAAGAAAATCTTCCAGTCCATTAAGGCAGTGTTGTCCAACCGGAAGCCCATGGGCCAGATGTGGCCCTCAAAAGGATATTTATAGCTTCCAGTCTTCTAAAGGGCTTCATAAACTTTATTGTATGAttgtcattttaatataatccaaTCCTCAAAAACAATCAGCCCACTACATGTAAAAGTTGGAGAGCACTGCTTTAAGGGATGCAGGAGTTAGAAGTTTTCTTCACATTCTGCGCTCCACAACTTCCCTTACACATTAGGTGATGTTTAGATAGAAGTTTTGACTTTAGATGGAAGAGTTTTGACTTTATTCTGGAGCATTGTTATCTTGTAACAGGGGAACATCATGAGGCAGTAGTGTATGTAAGTTGTGCCTGGTTCTTCAAAATGGTTTTATATTCCTTTGATATTTCCTTTTATATTCTTTTGATTTCTTTATTTCCCTATGAAGAGCAATGATGGGACTTGGTGTCTCCTAGGGGTGGCTATAGTATTGTTTATACTATAGATCCACCACGATGTATAAATTAACAGACATTGTTGGTTTAAGGCATCAATTAGTTCTCTCTAAGTCATCCTTGTAATATGAtttaagcaaatgttttttgcacCAAGGACCACCAGGCTTTGCTACTTGTATGTCAGGAAATGTCTGCTTTAATAACTTTATATGTGGAGGCAAACAGGGGAGTTTGGACCTATATTGAAACCATTCGCTTTTGCCAAATGTGATGAGTATTATTGTATTAAGCAATGTCAATTAAAAAGTGTTTACCTCAGAAAAagaaagtggcagatttatcagtgcCTGATATTTTTATTGGTTATCGGGTCTATCAAGCATTTCATATAATACCGGAAAATAatgaataaggtcaaatcgtgtattctagtttggtctgaattttttgtaattaaaaaatatgaaattttcaGCTTTTGATATGAAACCCCCTTTATGtcaatatcattaaaaaaagaaaaggcattgCACCTGGAAAGGTCAGTATAGAAACAGAGTGGTCCTCATGCAGGGCTCATGTCTTGTTACGAATAAGAAAAACACTGTCGTTttaggcagtaagtacagggctagTTTAGCGAACCCACAGGCCAATCCTCTCAGTATAGTCATACTTCGGTTCTCAGTACTGACTGGGATCCGCACCCTCCTGAAATACTcatattcagggccgccatcagggggggaaaggggggacaaatgtcccgggcatgaaggggagCCCAtgagtgctgcagttttgaaagagccaggccccgaAACCATGCGGCCACcccgaacagccaaaatgcggaagtgcccaaaaaccgaagccacgaaaacagccgaagccgaactcccgaagcggcaaaaagacctgaagtcacgaaaacagccgaagctgaACTCCCGAAGTGGcgtaaagacccaaagtcacgaaaacagccgaaattgaagtcctgaagcggcgaaaaagACCTAAAGTCACGAAAGAAGGcgaagtttaagtcctgaagccacgagttgaattctactgaacaccaatttgtgtttttttttaaatcccctggcaaccaatgtattattttaatattctataggcccctgccaccaatgttttttttcaaaaaatttttttggggccccaatttttttcttacttgtaagggggggccctggctccaatgtttttttaaaaaaatattttttggggccccaattttttttaacttgtaagagggagccgtggcaccaatttttttttaaaaaagatttggggccccaattttttttaacttgtaaggggggccctggtgccaatatttttttaaataaaatattttttggggcaccaatttttttttatcttgtaaggggggccctgacaccaatgttttttgtttttttaacttataaggggtccTTACTATcgatagctttttataacttgtgtgtgtgggaggttacttttttagcgctgatgtctgtgtggtctttgggcgggatggagtggggcttgggtggagtgggcgggatccgGGGTGTGGCTTGGGCACcagtgtgggtggggcccaggggccccccgaaaatgttgttgtacggggccccgtgatttctaatggtggccctgctcaACTGAACCAGCACACAGAATAAATTGCTCTTCCACAGGGCAATCCCATGTTGATTCTGTTAAACAGACTGCACGCCTACAGGGCCCCATTTCAGGCTGCATCCATTACAGTTTGTCGTCAGTGTGGCTGCCGGTCTCTGAGAGGCAATTCCTCAGTGTACAAAGTGAAACAAAGGTGATTGTGTCTGTTTTTGACTTTCTGCACATGAAATTCAAATGACCGCAGTGAGTGTGGCAGTTTCCGAAAAGGCAGGTACATGCACCAAAATGGAGGCACAGGACAGGCCTGCTtcattcccagaattccagtagtATAACGTGGCTTCCACACAGGTTATAGTATGTGGGTTTCCTCCTGGTACTCTGCTTTCCTTTCACATCCCAAACCCATACAGGCAGGTCCATTGGATCCTCACAGTGAGTGTGAATGTGATTGCAAGCTCcatgggacagggactgatttatggataatatatgtaaataactGTAGACTGTGTTGGCACTACTGTATGTAAACAAATAAGGCCATTATTAGGCAGCTGCCAGCTGTGTATTTTGCTATGTAACGTCTGTGGAAATTATATTTAGACATTCTCTAGAAGGCTCTGTCATTCTCCAGCTATACATTCTATAACTTTACTATCACTTTAGCCGTCTCCTTTCAGGCACAAACTGGCCCGAGCCAGCTGCCTCCCCTAACCAGTTATTCTTAGCCAGCCAACCCCAGCACCAGCTCCCCGTACCCTCCCAAACTGTGTTGTACAATTATTACTGACAGAGGGCGGTGTCAGGGGCGGTGCTTTTGTTTGTTGAGATTCACGATGATTCCATTGGCTCACGCAGCAGTCAGGAAGACAGAGGGTTAGGTTGTGTCCCTCCCTACTACCAACAAGCTCGTGATGTCACTGAGAGCTCACTGTTGTCACTGGATGCTGCACAACATTTGACTTCTGAGCAAGGACGCGGCGCTGAGTAAGTGTCATCTGCAGTTGCATTAATACGGGGGAATGGGGCTGATTTGTGTGGGTACGGGTCCTGTGGTAGAAACATGCATAGAAACAAACAAGTTGTATGTGCGTGGGCTGGATAGTCTCTGAACCATAGACACTCAGCGCTCTTTTATCCtattaattgacagctgagactgaGGGCAGTGTCCCTAATCCCCATCAGTCATTGTTAAAAGCTTTTAGGGACTCTTGTACTCTGTGTATATTCCTGATCTATTACAGTTGGGGGATATAACCctccagctgttactgaactacaaatcccagcatgctgtCTGGTGTTTCTGTCTGATGTTCATCATAATATGTCTGAGCAGGTCTGAATGAAGGGATTAAACTATTGCATCCCATAATCCCCTGCTCTTGGTTATAAGAGGGCTCTTTTATAAGGACAAAATGGATGCATGTATGTATTTTAACATCAACAGGACTCGCTGTCTTCAGTTGTTCTGAGGCAAAACCGTATTTGCGATAAAATCTCAGCGCCCCATTAATTTAATCGCTTCTCTGCTTGCCAATAAACCATTTAATTAATTCCATTTGGGGAATAAAAATGCAGAGCTTGTAAATAAACTGCGGTGTCTTCCTCCTGCCGGCAGAGAGTtgtatttgaattgaatttgggtGGGGTTTTGGCTTATGTGAAGAAAGAACTTGGCAGAACAGTGTAAGTAAAGGCTTAAAGATACTTTAGAGCAGACTGTTGTTTTATAAGTTTACAAGGGACTGATGATAGAGACAGCAAACCCTGTGACTGCTACCTTGGTCCAGGAGAAGAGGGGGTGATCTTGACTAGTACAGtataatttaaatgcaaaaatagaTCATGCAAAAACATGCTCTGTTGGGACCCTCACTAGGCATCTGTATCACACTGAAAtcattaaaacagaaaaaaagagaagtGTAAGGTCAACAACAGTGGAACTCcatttagcataaatattttattcagatatttatggtAAATATTAACTCTCTATCGTCAGTCACTTGTAAATCTATAAAAGCCCAGTCTACTCTAGAGCAATCTTCAGCCTCAGCCTTTATTTACACTACTCTTTTTTTACGTAATTTCCATATACCAAGCCAAAACCCCACCCGAGTTAAAGTTCAGACGGGCAGGAAGATGCAACTACAACACCCATCATGGCCCTCCAGCAGAGTACAAGTGATGGTAGATGTTGCAAAGTTTCCTTTCAGCAAAATCTTGCCCACCtatgattttgttatatttgtacattaatattttaaaagttgATGTTTGTACAGATGGTTTAGTGTAATGAGGGTGTCACTAGATCTGTCATTGTCATGGAAACATAGGCATATGAATATATAATTCTGGAGACTAAATAGAATGCAAAGGCTAGAAGCACATATAGGGtgaaaacatataggggcaaatttactaaagggtgaagtaactaacgctggcgaaaatttgccagtgaaggAAATAGActgtagcactacttcgcactctaacggcaggctaattttcgctctggtgaatggacataactgcgcaaattcactaaggtgcggattttaatgaacgttacatcttgcggcagatttgccttcgccacctcagaccaggcgaagtgcaatagagtagataggagttcctcaaaaaaaatgtgaacattttcacaaaacgATGGCGACtacagtttttcagggtgataggctgcaaaagatcgtaatttttttagggtacccggcttcccccctacatttccttacatatggcacataaactatacactgggcacatgtgtagggcaatataacagctctattttattttattaaggttccctgggcttgtgtaatgtatttgctgcaacatatatacgtccattgaaatttaacttcctgccgtatgcaaattagccaatgctagtgcaactttgcttgccgaattaacgctagcgaaacgttGCCAtcgttcagtgccctggacgcaacttcgcattttagtgaattagcgaagtgTGGCAATTTTAGGgaatttcgtgaatttgccccattgggtGCAGTTACACTTGAGGTTTGCCTGTTTGTTTCTTTACTTTGGGTCCCCAGCTGTTGCaaactacaaattccagcatGCCATGATCCCttgattcattattattattatcatcatattTTCAATAATAATCTTACCCTTTATGGATGTACTGAAGGAGGTTAAGgagtttttttgtaacttttcgAACCAGTTTTATGTGCAAGGCAGAAATGTCAGATGGAAAGAATGAGTGCAGATATCTGGCGGCTGAGTCATTCAGCTGAAATTGGCATATTTGAAGGTTTTGGGGAATGAAGGGAAACTGACTGTGTGTGGGAGGCTGAGCTGGGCCAGGGCTCCTGGCAGAGATGGGTGTGTTGCAAAACTGGAGTTTTGTTGTTAGATGTAACAAGTAAATCCAGTAAAGGGTTTATAGATGGTTAAACTTTCTTTTCTATAGCCATAATTATTATAATGGGGTACATCCAAAAACTTTCACAAATATATAACTATACATTGTACATCATTCAGACGACTGCTggcagcagtgcaatattttgcaGAGCTAAAAATCACTATTGACATGGCTTTTACTTGCTTCCCATAACTGCCTCCATATACTGGAGCCTACTGCTAAAAGGGATTTTCACAAAAAGCTAATTTGGGCAAAATAACCACATCATCTACATCATGGTCCTAGCCTATGGTTCATGTAACATTCTGACCAATACATCTTTGCCTGTCGACAGCTgtgttccattcattttattagtcggggggagggggggggtgcttAAGAACATATATACAAGTACCCTGACTGTGCAAGtatctgcttttaaacaggtcatggaactccgaagtaacttcgaatatcctcatattttgcaactggggttactttatttattataatacacaaatttcagtgagtcatgtgacagaaatgacatcagaactcccggtttataaatgatgacatcagaactcacagtttataagcatatcatttacaagatattcatggcttttgtgtattatattttcttacatttaaaCTGTCCAACGAATGCCCTAGCCATACTTTCCTTTTAcataagaacaaaaataaaagctgAACCTGAGCAGACAACTAgttttaacaacaaaaaaagttcAACCCTTTTTTCCTCTGATTGATAAGAGGCCATGTACTTACTGTAATTGTGCACTTGAATGACTTTCAGCAACTGCTATTGTACCGTGAGAGGTGTGCCAGGGGTGTGAGTAAGGCAGCCAATTATATTAGAGTACTATTATGAGAGTGGtaatgttatctacaaagaaagACTGCCTATTGAGAAAAAAGCAAAACCTTAGTGCTACTAGCTGTATTGTTCTTTTGCTAATAGCTAAATGGCTAAAGTGTCCTGAACGTCTTATAAACGATTATTCCCATGTTTTTAAGAAACACAATACCATAATATTTACAGTTATATTTTTGagataacatagtaagttaagttgaactccatcaagttcaaccttttaagtctactgtatatatatatatatatatatatatatatatatatatatatatatatatatatatatatatatatatatatataaataacaaaaaagaaccgcactcacaggacttgatttggtgcaaataaagtggttttattccgacgtttcggctctgacactcgagccttcttcaggaaatGAAAGAAGGCTCGAGTgtcagagccgaaacgtcggaataaaaccactttatttgcaccaaatcaagtcctgtgagtgcggttcttttttgttatttatattattatataaccagcacccaggcagttgaccCAGTTTTCGAGTGAGTGCTCCAGcttgcttgttatatatatatatatatataacctgcctaactgctaggtAATGCAAGCTAAGATTAAAGAACAGTTTGAGATTCTATTCCAAGAAGTTTAAATTGGCTGCTATAAAAATCGTCCTTCAACAGCCCAAACTCGAGCCCAGCTCCGATGTAAAAGGTCTGCAGATAACACTCCGATGTAAAAGGTCTGCAGATAACACCCCAGCACCAGGATTCATAAAACCAGTGGAAAATCTCCCACGGCCAAACCAGAACATGGTAAATAACATAGAAGTGTAATACCCAAGTCATATGAATGCGTTGTTTCTTTATTTCAGATTATGTCTCAGGAACTGCCCTTCAACATCGACATCAAAGAACCACAATGGGATCAGAGCACCTTTGAGGGAAGAGCCAAGCACTTCTTCACAGTGACCGATCCACGGAATGTCCTGCTTGGGCCTAAAGTCCTAGAGGAAGCAAAGAACATTGTACAGAATTACAGGTCTAATTAATGGCCAACAATGTCATAGTTTGcagtatttgttttaatttttttattgctaatGACAAATATATTAGTATTAGAGAGTATTGTAAGGTGTACCACCCAACTGTGGAAGGGCCCTAATACACTGTGGAgctaaaacttaaaatatatttttggcagAAGAGAGCACTTCTGTCTCTAAGGGTGAAGGGACACGTGGAGATAAGTTGCCCAAGGTAACCTGTTAAAAAGCCacgagattaaaaaaaaatgatggggaAGCAGTCACTGTGTCTTTCATGGGAGAGAGAGGTGAACTGGCAGTGCaacagctagggatgcaccgaatccaggattcggttcgggattcggccaggatttggcctttttcagcaggagtcggctgaatcctgctgcccagtcgaaccgaatccgactccttatttgcatatgcaaatggaagggagggaaatcgcgggaatttttgtcacaaaagaaggaagtaaaaaatggttttcccttcccgcttcttatttgcatatgcaaattggatttggtttggtattcggccgaatctctcacaaaggattcgggggttcgaaaatagtggattcggtgcatccctagtaacagcACAGCCAACAAAAGAGAAAGGGTGTAAGCATCAGGGCCCAAATCTTTCCGACGCGCGCAAGCGTCCTTTTTAGCGAACACCTATAGGGCGCTGCGACCGGCCAGTTTGCCTAGGCTGCCTGTTTGGTCTGGCCCAGCGCTGGTAGGCACCATGTGCTCGCCCAGCCTCTTTTGCCAGCCAGCAAAACCCAGTCTAAGAGGTAAGGGGCTTTACCAAAGTGGTCCCACAGTTGAGTTAAGGTCTTTAATTATTACATTCTTTTTATGCTCTTGTCTCATGGTCCAGTATTTCGGTGGTGCTAGTGCAAGACAGATACAGACACAGCTCACTTGTGTTTGCACAAATATGGTCTGAACATAGATCGTAATTTGAGCTTTTTTCCCCCATCAGACTAGTAACAGTCATATACTGTAACTGACTGTGGCTTGTATTTAAGTTTCTGGAGGGGATTTTGTCCTCAGATGGTTAGTTCATagatttttgcaattttgcaatgtttataaagaatttttgcaATGTTTATAAAGAACTTGGTGGTCAATAAAACTGCAGTTTCataaatataatacatgtatTAATATGTGTTGCAGAAAGGGGATCCCCACACCAGGTTTAACTGAAGACCAGCTATGGCGAGCAAAATACATCTACGATTCTGCTTTCCATCCGGATACAGGAGAGAAGATGATCTTGATAGGAAGGATGTCTGCACAGGTGCCCATGAATATGACCATCACTGGCTGCATGCTGACATTTTTCAGGCATGTCTCCATCTTTCTGCTCATTTCTGCTATCCATATCGATCAAGTATCATATTCTCattctaaaataataattaagCCTTAAATCTCTGTCTGAAGAGCGGCATAGGCCATGGCTTTTTCAACTTTAATCATTCTGGCAGTTCCAGTCaacaatagtattattattattaacatatatctataaaacaccaacatattctgcagcattgtacaataaataagtgtaaactTTAAACATACAGGAAAACACAAAATTACCAATACAAAGATATAGCTGCTTTTTAAGTGACTTTCCCAGTCCATAAGGCGTCATCACTGAGATTCAAAAAGTGACCTTTGTTCATGAAGCCgttggcccggactggcaatctgtgggttctggcaaatgccagaggggctgttataaggtgccataaaaagtcactaattagtgggctgttggggcagtttgggcctctgtgtaggctgattgggcctttgtgtacctgaaatgccagggcctattttgattctcagtccagacctgcgtTCCTTCATTTTAGTATTCTGAAAACACTCCTGTTTCAAGTGCTGCAGCGCAGCGTCAGATATAtgtttatcataccttgacctaCACACACAAACAGAAATATGCTCCCATAAACAGTAGTAGTTTTTAAGGAAGGAAATGTCTATGTATATACATGTACCTGCACTGAGTACACAGTCCTCATTCATTCAAGCTCTAGTTCATCAACAGATGGAGACTGCCAGAAATTGTCTCAAGATGTAGGTTAGATTATTTTAGTACATTACTGATTGTCTATTTCTGCTTTTAATAATTGTTGGCAACTCCCTTTGAGGACAAAAATAGTCTTCTATCCTTCTGTTGATTTTTTTGAAACTCAGTTGGTGTATTTTGTAATCTGACCACAATTTCACCTTTTAGGTTAGCACAAATGCCAGACCAATTACTAGTATTTTTATAATCATCAGTGGTATGGTACAGTTTCTAAAAAAAGTAGAAAGTAAGGCATCAAAAAAATCAACAGAGCTATCGCACTGACCCCATGGGAAAGATGTGGCCCTAGAAGATATTTTTGTGACCTTCGAATTGTCCATGTATTACTCTGATTAATATTATAATCAGAGCCTTTTCCTTGATATGGATATGTGTGGGTTAAAATGAATTatgcctaaaaaagaaaaaaaacaagaaaaatggtTACTTCGCAATGTACTTGAATACATTGttgtaaaccaataaaaaagttttgaaaagaaagaaaaaaaaaaaaaaaatgaattatgcaCAGTGGCTGTGCCTTCCAGTGTTGGGGTCCTGAGTTTAACTCTGGCTTGGGCGCTGTCtgaaaggagtttgtatgttctccccctgtctgtgtgggtttcatcCGGGTACTTACACTCCAAAAAcagacaggcaggttaattgactccgGATAAAAATTAACCATAAAATATGTGATATGGGGCCTTAGATGGTAAGCTCCATTGCAAGGAGTGCTGCTGCATTCATGAGGTGAGTGAATAGAAATttcagcttttctagtgcagagagtgctacgGTGCTTTTTGTACTAACGTTTCCCCCCCAACCCGCTCTGACCCTTAAAATGTAAACAAGGACGGCATCAGCTATGCCTTCTCAGGCCTTGGGGCatggactaatgtgaatgatatataatctgtaTAAAGCAGCACAGAATATGTACCGgcgctatatactgtaaatatcagaAAGTAACTAAATAATGCACCTTATTTTAATAACTGTTATGCACTGAAGGAATACATTACTATTAAATGCTATTATTAAGTTAAGGTTAAGGATTCGTAATACAGTGCAAGTGGCCCACTACTTTTGAATATCATTGATATACAtgttaaaaatgctaaatatatagTCACAGACAGCATGATTATAAAGTGAAatgtatacaaacaaaacacaaaaagagaaaaggaTATGTGAAATGATTTGGCTTTACACTCAGCGGATTGCCCTATTCTGGAGCCTGGCCAAGCATCACAAGTTTGTCATGGGATTAAGTGAATCTAGGAAAAAAAGTGAAGCTCAATAAATTCttatatacacaaaatatttttaaattcttccTTTTCATTAGTATATTTGATACCGATCTAAAATTTGCATACTATCCCATTAAAAAGTTGTTCATTTATGGAAGCTTGTTTTACTTTTCAACCAGTCACtggcagtaaaaataaataccaaaagCAAAGCAGTGTTAAGCCACTTGGCCCTGTAAACTACCTATATTCTTCTCATGGGAGGTTATATAATCATGATCATTTCCTATCCTTAGTCAGATGACCAATACATTTCTACATGGATAAACCGTGTAATCAATAATTGGAACAGTGGAACAGTGGAACAGTGAAATGATttagtaaaacaaaatcaaagtctGTACAGCATTTTCCCATTGGGGTTGAGCCAAAGTCAAAAATCTGCATATCCTTGtgaattttaacatttcttttcccCACAAGTAACTGTGTATTTTTGCTTGCAGAACAACTCCAGCTGTTATATTTTGGCAGTGGGTGAATCAGTCCTTCAATGCTATTGTGAATTATACAAATAGAAGTGGTGATGCACCCATAACAACAAGGTGAGATcagttatttaataaataaaaacaattcacatGACACCATATAGAATGCCCACAGGCTTTATAAAGGACAGTGGATTAGAAATGAACAATGTCAGTGACAGTCGAAAAAACATCTCCATAAGTCCTGATGATTTTGTATTTCACTTATTCTCTTTCAGCCAGCTGGGGACAGCTTACGTCAGTGCAACTACAGGTGCTGTTGTGACTGCTCTGGGACTCAAATCACTCACTAAGGTAACCAGCAGTATAGGAACCATCACTGATCatcaatttataaaataataattagaattttgcaAAATTAACAGAAGTGGTGAATgcctgaaaatcaagtttataACAGCTGTGATATGAATTTTGAAAGGGTGTAGCAAATTCCAATTTTTATGTAcacattttaatttactttagAAATATAA encodes:
- the sfxn3.L gene encoding sideroflexin 3 L homeolog isoform X1 gives rise to the protein MSQELPFNIDIKEPQWDQSTFEGRAKHFFTVTDPRNVLLGPKVLEEAKNIVQNYRKGIPTPGLTEDQLWRAKYIYDSAFHPDTGEKMILIGRMSAQVPMNMTITGCMLTFFRTTPAVIFWQWVNQSFNAIVNYTNRSGDAPITTSQLGTAYVSATTGAVVTALGLKSLTKHLPSLVGRFVPFAAVAAANCINIPLMRQRELKYGIPITDENGNRLGESTKAAQQAIAQVVVSRIGMAAPAMAIPPVIMNALEKRAFLKRYPWMNAPLQVGLVGFCLVFATPLCCALFPQKSSMSLSRLEPEVQAEVLKKSPDTKIVYFNKGL